ttatatattagtataattagtTACACAACTACACGCTTCAGTATAGTAGATTATGTTATCATACACTACATACTTAGAGCACTATTATGTAACTATtataaaactgataaaataatgtaatggaCATTATTCAGAGTCCAGGGTTAGACTTAGTACTGtacctatattgttttattttatgtaattaatatgtaaaaaaaatgaattagtTGACTATTGAAAAATCCCTGTTCTTGTTCCACAGCCATCAACTatcttcatgcaaaatttcatgaaaatctacTTAGCAGTTTAGCTGTTacagcataataaataaatattattggacaactcacacacggtcatttgattccaaactaagcagagcttgtactatggtaaccaaataactgataaacatacttatatacttctaaatacatacttatatagattagacattaacatccaggctcagaacaaatactcgtgctcatcacacaaagatttttcccgggtgggattcgaacccaccacacgcggcgctacagttgttgcagcgaggtgaccgcttcaaccactgcgccaaacgtgcagtttagtATAATAGACAGACACACTTGTTCTAGTAAAATCCAGTATATTTGTGAACAAGTCTGTTTAGTTTTCAAGTGCAGTGTGAGTggctagtattataattatacaatgcGTCGTATGCGACAGATTATGCCTCAGCGCGTCTAGAAAATAGTTCAAGAATCAGAAACCAAATAAACGAAATACTTAACGATATAATAAGCCATTGAGCACAATTATcttatgtatgaaaattgaaCCCGAAACACTCATTTACAGCTGTAAAGAGATCAATCCAATCATGTTTTTCACTGCGCAATTTGCACTTTTGTTAAGTGAGCATGTGTGCCTTATGCATTATGTCATCACATTACAGTGACAAACCACGTCAAGTTGGCTGTGACTGTCAAAAATTTGTAAACATTACattcaaaattttgatattacGATATTTACAAGTATCTGAATCTTATGAACCAAAATCTTTGATTCATTAAGAAGCATTTAGGTCAGGTCTTCTCACGTACTCCGCTTCGGTCTTACGACTGTCGTGAAACACTATCGCTACTGCAATTTCAATAACCTACCTTCGAATCAAAACTACAGATCTCATACCAGAGATAAGGACTAGCAGCTACCAATCGTTGTCCTTTTCCATATAATTTCGTTTTGTAAGTACGAGTATTAACTATTTCATCGTAGAGTTGGCTGTCCGAAAGACACAATTACAAACTTCAGATATAATTGTCATCTGACTACGTATATACCAAGCTGACCACTTTTCtagtaattttaacataaaGATTTGTAACAGTCTGAAGGGAACGTACGAGAAATTTATTTACAGAGACAGTAtacctccgtagcgcagtggtttagatcgccacgctgataccactgtgtcgggaagtcgtggtatcgattcccacacggaacaattatttgtgcgatacacaaataattgcttcgggtctggttgtgctttgtgtccgttgtttgtatgtttgtagaagtccccgcgacacaagagcaactcttagtgcgggagttgtctttttaaaattgaaGCATTCGCGAGTTTTGAAAAAGAGTCGTTCGTCACATTCGTTATCATTGTCGTCATCTGTAATTTCACGCTCGAAAGCACAAgtcatgaaaataaatatatttaagagaatacatttaaataaaccaGTTATTAAGTTATCAGCTGTAACAACACTTAATACGTGTATTATAAACATTCAGTTTGATTCAGCCACTCAAGAAGCGCCTCGTACTCGCTTTGATGCTAATTATTCGGCTATTACACGAACTTGTAATCTTTTTATTAGCCGACTAGCAGTGGCACGCAGTGGTACttgttgaaaaacatttttgtttaacttgTTACTTGTTAAGCCTATGAGAAAGTTTATACTAATATTTCTCAACCGTAAAACTCAATTTCCCGGTACAAATTTGAAAGTATTTGTAAAGTGAAAGTGTTAGTAATTTGAAGTAAATCTATCGGTGTCTTCAAAGTATCTACTTAATTTGATACAGGTGCGTGTATATTGAATAACTTTAGATCGCAATAACGAAATACTTGACTTTGTGATATAAGTACTGAATTTACCACCACTTAGGAAGCAGTGTGTTGGTCTTAGCAAGAAACTTACGTCCACTCTTGTAAATTAAGTATTATAGTCctacaactttgtagagagccatgtatgcaaggttcgcggctggtgGAGATACAAGGTTCTTTAGATAGAGCAGGAGTTCCCAACCTTtacttagtccgggaccacttttatattatattgttagcagggaccactatgtaagtatattaaaaataaagtgtaatattatctatataaaatttataatcattcgcggaccatatcaTGACTCCCGCAGCCCAcaggtggtccgcggaccactggttgggaaccactgatctagATACATCTTGCATACccagactctctactaagttgtcataCTATAGCGTAGGCATACTAAACTTTAAATTAGTCATTGTTTAGTATTCAATACTTCAGTAAAGAGactgataaaaaatactataatataattgtcGAGTGTTTTACAATAACCGTTTTAGTATTACCGcagtaaaataatctatttactAGAAATATACAACGAAATACATGACTAAGACTGATTATATCACAACTATTTCGCTAAGTGGCGTTTGTGTGCAAAAGAACAATAGTTATCGAGCATTCTTATCTTATTTTGATTCATATAATAATCATTGTCAGTGGGCCAAGAATGGCCAAGATCATTTGAGCGAGGGAGTTGAAACGGATAAAAGTCCTTCAACACTAACGatagttttttttgtgtgtgtgtataatTGTGGTAATAATGTTATGTGTCGGTTACAGTTCGGTACGTGCTGTGGGCAGCAGTTTGACAGACATGGTGCTGCCTGATGTCGATGACGCTTTACGTGAAACTGAGGAGGTAAGattactttgtaattatttaatttataaagatttttccACCATTTTTGAATACCTAGTTGAGGATTTACAAGTCCGATTAATATTGTACTCGGTAGCTGTGAaattttaagtttgtaatatgttaagttgtttaatacatttcttaagatcatgcaaagtccccaacccgcacttggccagtgtggtggactcaaggcccaatCCCTGTCGTggataaataaacatgttttagaTGTCACTAGTGTAAAGTATCAAACGAATAAAtacgcaaaatatttattaaaagttcattataattttatgatcaGTTAGATATTTGGACAAACTAAAGTTAATAAGTACTTAGATATTTGGACAACTTGGACTCTGTCATGGCACTACcaatacttaacaaaattacGTATTGTTTTGTTCTCACTAATAATTATGAGCCATGATGtcattacaatttaaatgtgaAGACGAAAATCATAGCAATCAGTTTTAATTACATCGTTACAAAGACCTTCAGCAGTTATTTAGAAAAGCTAACATATCCGATCAATGTACACGGGATGCACATCATTACTCAAAGTACGTTCTTACGAACAATCTATAATCTTTAtctatatctatgtatataatatataataatattataaagctgaagagtatgtttgtttgtttgaacgcgctaatctcaggaactacgggtccgatttgaaaaattctttcagcgttagatagcccatttattgaggaaggctataggctgtatatcatcacgctacgaccaataggagcagagtagcaataaaaaatgttacaaaaacggggaaaattttgacccattctctcttatgtgacgcaagcgaagttgcgcgagtcagctagttaactataTAAGTAGCTGAACagctcaatatttttaaaacatttttacattgtggttttattatgtacttgaaCAAAATTCGCTATTTTTGTTCAAGTACATCAAAACCAACCAACCTATTCAAATTGGTTTCAATCAACAATTCCTACATGAAATCCAATTGAACATGAAATAAGTATGCTTTTGAATAGAAGTTATTGTATATGACTTTACCTACTACCTACCTTATCTATAATGcattatgtacctattaaaagaaaataaaggtaCATGGTACTTAATGCAAAAACACCCATCTCGTCAAAAAGGTACTCTGCAAGAACGGATTTAAAAAGACTATGACTTCAACCTTTGCAATACAAGGCACAAAAAAGTATGGTTATTTATTACCAGTATTACAGTTGGGTTCAATGCTCTTTACATCCGATGTTATTGAGATAGTCGTGTTAAGATACTCTAGAGGTGTTgaatataacataacatttgAATTATCCGTGCCTTTAGCGGTAATTTTATCTCACAAGGTAATAGGTGAATTCTGAAGTCCCAACAATAtaggtaactagctgacccgcgcaacttcgcttgcgtccaataagagagaatgggtgaaatttttccccgtttttgtaacattttttactggtactctgctccttttggtcgtagcgtgatgatatatagcctatgtcctttgtccggatatcaaaatatcttcataccaaatttcatgcaaattggttcagtagtttaggcgtgattgagtagcagacagacagacagagttactttcgcatttataataataataagtatggaTGCCTAATTCTATTGTCATTTACGACTGATTTTGACTTGAAACagcaatacttttatttactaaatgaaAAGTACACATTAGCATGGTTAAGTTgtaaacataaaatagttttgaaCTACCACTTCATATAAAAGATGGAGCATGTTTTGACGTTTGTATATAatcatacaaaacattttttaaccaATTTATTCTCcatctgctgggcaagggtcctcTTCCGAAACAAAAGAAGGATTAAGCCTTCAGTCCTCCGCTCTGGCCAAATGCGAGTCGAGGACTCTGTATGTCCTCAAGGAATGCGGTAAAATTTTTGGagaagtttcatcacgatgaaAAAATAAGTTCTCTTTAATTTTTTCCAGGTTCTAAGACAATGTTTCACAGAATACGAATTAGACGAGGTATTCCTCTCGTTTAACGGCGGGAAAGACTGCACGGTACTTCTAGACATCACAATTAACATACTAAAAGAGATTCATGAAAGGGACGACATTGCCAGCGAACTTAAAGTCATGTACATAAGAACGGGAGAGACGTTTAACGCTATAGAAACTTTTGTAGATGAAATAGAAGAACATTACGGCATTAAGATGATGGTCACAGAAGGGGATCTGAAGACAGCGTTAGAACAGTTATTGAAGAAGGATGAGAGAATAAAAGCGTGCTTAATGGGAACTAGACGGACGGACCCGTATTGtgaacatttaaattttatgcaggtaactatattttgatatattttctaacatattaagtcggggaaaagtcttttcgcattatagtatgtatgaacttgtaataaaatctctttggcttcaagaatcacaaataagtacacggtaAATTTggtttctttcaatgagctcgtgatgtacccaaatatcgagctttattgtgtagagaaaagattttattacaaattcatagaTACagtaatgcgaaaaaactttttccccgacctaatataattttggaGTTAAAGAAgctttattaaattgaatttacttATTGATTTCGCAAGCTAGATGGTCCTGGTAAAATAGgactttgtaaaaataataatgtaataaaacagaaaataaagcGAAATTATTCGTCGTTCGATCGCATACTAAATGGTACTTTTTTTCCAGAGTACAGACGCGGGCTGGCCCAAAATAATGCGAGTATCACCGTTACTGAACTGGTCGTATCATCAGATATGGAGCTATATACTACAAGAGAACGTGCCTTACTGTTTATTATATGAAAGAGGGTGAGTTTTATCCAAACAATCATTTCATCTAGAACTTTTAGATAGAATTATACATACACTTTTAGTCCGTATTCACAAAGGGTTTGCGAAATAGTTCTTCTCAATTATAAGTTAACTGTATGGCCCTTAGAACCCACAAGTTAAAAAATAGGTAGTCGACTCGACTAGTAATTCAATCTAGCTATCACTTCATGTAAAAGTCACGGTACAAACTTTAAAACTGTGTATTACTATGATTCGTTCGACAGATATAGACTTTTTGATTAGTCATTCTTCATGTCCGAGGCTCTCAGCCGCTTGACCTAACTCAGGACATTAAGCTGTCATTATTACACTGTGACCAGGTTACTCTAGTTATTATCCGTTAAAATGtttctatatctatactaatattataaagctgaagagtttgtttgtttgtttgtttgaacgcgctaatctcgggaactactggtccgatttgaaaaaatctttcagtgttagatagcccatttatcgaggaaggctatagactatagagagatataccatcacgctacgaccaataagtgcagagtaccagtgaaaaatgttacaaatacgggaaaaaatatgattctcttatgtgacgcaagcgaagttgcgcgggtcagctagttatcttTATAAACTACAACTCTACTAAAGCCTAGACTAGAAAATTATATATCTTTACTACGAATAGATAAGCCTGTACTTTAAAATGTCCAGTCACGATCGATATATCTAATCAATACACACCCACCTACTTGAGTTTATTCTTCCGCCTCTAGTCTAAACATTACATGTTTATTTCGTCATAATCTGCTTAGTATGTTTATTACAGTAACTCTGCTAATGTGAATCAACTGACGTAGTACGAAATGTTTGCAAATGAAACAGTTGCCTTTCATAAATGTTCATATGTTCGATTCTTGAGTCAGACAAATTGTCATTGCAGTGTTTCTTCCCGAGGTTTGGATGTACATCtgcttttatttaatacataactcTACCCGAGATTTGTATGCTTTTATGCACATTTCTGAAATTACAGATGTGgacatattttatacacttctgcGTTAACCTTCGTGTATAACAAGCataaagtttcaaaaatattctaattccAGGTACACATCAATAGGAAGCGTGCACAACACAAGACCGAACCCCACACTAGCCTTCGTAGACCCAAACGGTCGAACTACATACCTACCAGCATGGCAGCTCAAAGACGGCTCCCTAGAACGGGCGGGGCGGGGAGTCGCGCCTATACAAGTAAACGGGCATAAGGACAATGGGCAAAGAGAGAACGACAACGGACACATTCAGAATGGGCACATAGAGAGCGAGAAAGGACACATACAGAATGGACATAAAGAGAACGGACACGACTGACTAAGATGAAATTTAGAACTAAATTGTGATAGAGAAAATATTCGAATATTTGTATAGAACTCATTCATTGCTTACCATTGTGGGTACAAAGCGAAATTGTTAAGTCAACAACTCTATAATTCTACAACCGCTCAATTGGATTGCCTTAAATTGCATCAAGTATTGtaacgtaataaattatttttgctcCATCCATTTTCTTCGACACTCAAGGTAGGGCTGCCGACAGTCCTGAATTTGTCCTAGTGTTAGAGG
The genomic region above belongs to Anticarsia gemmatalis isolate Benzon Research Colony breed Stoneville strain chromosome 5, ilAntGemm2 primary, whole genome shotgun sequence and contains:
- the LOC142972800 gene encoding uncharacterized protein LOC142972800, which codes for MVLPDVDDALRETEEVLRQCFTEYELDEVFLSFNGGKDCTVLLDITINILKEIHERDDIASELKVMYIRTGETFNAIETFVDEIEEHYGIKMMVTEGDLKTALEQLLKKDERIKACLMGTRRTDPYCEHLNFMQSTDAGWPKIMRVSPLLNWSYHQIWSYILQENVPYCLLYERGYTSIGSVHNTRPNPTLAFVDPNGRTTYLPAWQLKDGSLERAGRGVAPIQVNGHKDNGQRENDNGHIQNGHIESEKGHIQNGHKENGHD